The following proteins come from a genomic window of Salvia hispanica cultivar TCC Black 2014 chromosome 4, UniMelb_Shisp_WGS_1.0, whole genome shotgun sequence:
- the LOC125221121 gene encoding collagen alpha-1(III) chain-like — MAAPGRRERGDDERAVGEFFALCDDPVRTKEDRNMWGKIQAKGFPRNGKPGGVPGGGGKGGPGLPFSGFAPTPPQKTRGPGKGGMRNLVPGVKEFTYRNRIGAHGFREVPGVDVGWGGGNIRGQGGRGPPPLPEGVRSSLPPHRSAPSPGFKKRGQKGWGPGGPPPSPAHSAHPLATGPQTIKDAQDLLNGGGPPVEKRFLPQSSE, encoded by the coding sequence ATGGCGGCGCCCGGACGGAGGGAAAGGGGCGATGATGAACGCGCCGTCGGGGAGTTTTTTGCCCTTTGCGATGATCCCGTACGAACAAAAGAGGATCGCAACATGTGGGGTAAAATTCAAGCAAAGGGTTTCCCCAGGAACGGCAAACCGGGGGGGGTGCCGGGGGGGGGGGGAAAAGGGGGGCCCGGGCTCCCCTTTTCGGGGTTTGCACCAACGCCTCCGCAGAAGACCCGGGGCCCCGGGAAAGGAGGAATGAGGAACCTCGTGCCCGGGGTTAAGGAATTCACCTACCGGAACCGCATCGGGGCCCATGGATTCCGAGAAGTTCCCGGTGTCGATGTGGGTTGGGGCGGGGGGAACATCCGTGGACAGGGCGGCCGGGGCCCCCCCCCCCTCCCCGAGGGTGTTCGGAGTTCCCTCCCCCCCCATCGTTCTGCCCCATCGCCGGGTTTCAAAAAACGGGGCCAGAAGGGGTGGGGGCCCGGGGGTCCACCCCCATCCCCCGCCCACAGCGCCCACCCGCTTGCTACGGGGCCCCAAACGATTAAAGATGCACAAGATCTACTGAATGGAGGAGGCCCGCCCgtggagaagaggtttcttccTCAAAGCTCGGAATAG